A window of the Pelorhabdus rhamnosifermentans genome harbors these coding sequences:
- a CDS encoding NAD(P)H-dependent flavin oxidoreductase: MRLPELRIGQLVAKVPIMQGGMAIRLSTARLAAAVAEEGGIGLIAASGMTFDELRHEIRLARSLTKGIIGINIMVAARQFAGIVHTAIDEGIDLVVAGAGFSRDVFGMGRESGTPIVPMVSSVKAAKISEKLGASAVVVEGREAGGHLGTNQSVRTILPDIVKAVKIPALGAGGVISGQDICEILKLGGAGVQMGSRFAASEESNAAPALKEFYLKAKAEDVVVIKSPVGLPGQAIRNPFVEKILEGTQPAPDFCGACLKHCSQSFCIISALIRAQQGDVETGLVFTGQDIHKIDEILSVKEIFTRLINEAEKIQ; encoded by the coding sequence ATTATGCAGGGAGGGATGGCTATTCGTCTTTCTACTGCTCGATTAGCCGCAGCTGTCGCTGAAGAAGGCGGTATTGGCTTGATTGCAGCTTCTGGTATGACTTTTGATGAATTGAGACATGAAATACGTCTCGCACGATCATTAACAAAAGGGATTATCGGTATAAATATCATGGTGGCTGCTCGGCAGTTTGCAGGTATTGTACACACAGCAATAGATGAAGGCATTGATCTGGTTGTTGCAGGTGCCGGCTTTTCACGTGATGTTTTTGGTATGGGGAGAGAATCAGGTACGCCAATCGTACCTATGGTTTCATCGGTAAAAGCAGCGAAAATTTCTGAAAAACTGGGTGCTTCAGCCGTTGTTGTTGAAGGTAGGGAAGCGGGCGGTCATTTAGGAACCAATCAATCTGTTCGTACGATTCTTCCGGATATTGTAAAAGCCGTAAAGATTCCTGCTCTCGGTGCCGGTGGAGTTATTTCGGGACAGGATATTTGTGAAATATTGAAATTAGGCGGAGCCGGTGTACAAATGGGAAGCCGCTTTGCAGCCAGTGAAGAATCAAATGCGGCACCAGCATTAAAAGAGTTTTACTTAAAAGCTAAAGCGGAAGATGTGGTTGTGATTAAAAGCCCTGTGGGTCTTCCCGGTCAGGCGATTCGCAATCCTTTTGTTGAGAAAATACTTGAAGGTACCCAGCCTGCGCCAGATTTTTGCGGAGCCTGCCTGAAACACTGCTCGCAAAGTTTCTGTATTATTAGTGCTTTGATTCGAGCTCAGCAAGGTGATGTAGAGACCGGTCTGGTGTTTACCGGCCAGGACATTCATAAGATAGATGAAATTCTTTCGGTCAAAGAAATATTTACTCGATTAATCAACGAAGCTGAAAAAATTCAGTAA
- the fabF gene encoding beta-ketoacyl-ACP synthase II, whose product MKKRVVVTGLGVISPVGIGKDAFWQSLIAGKSGITRITRFDPTDFATQIAGEVKDFDATHYIEKKEAKRMDRCTQFAIAATKMALEDSKLDLDKEDRERIGTIIGTGIGGIETLHDQYKTLFDRGPNRISPFFVPMMIANMPSGQTSITFGLQGPCECVVTACATGTNSIGDAYRIIERGDADVMVAGGSEAAVSPAAVAGFCSMKALSTRNDEPETASRPFTLGRDGFVMGEGSGVVILESLEHAQARNAHIYAEIAGYGSNADAFHITSPAPEGAQAKKCMELAIRDAGLDVTAVDYINAHGTSTSLNDKNETVAIKALFGDHAKKLAVSSTKSMTGHLLGAAGGIEFIASVLAIQESILPPTINYDEPDPELDLDYVPNKARKQEVNVAISNSFGFGGHNATVLAKKFKA is encoded by the coding sequence TTGAAGAAGAGAGTTGTCGTAACAGGGTTAGGTGTTATTTCTCCGGTTGGTATTGGAAAGGATGCGTTTTGGCAATCTTTGATTGCTGGAAAATCGGGCATTACGCGGATTACCCGATTTGACCCTACTGATTTTGCTACACAAATTGCTGGGGAAGTAAAAGATTTTGATGCGACTCACTATATTGAGAAAAAAGAAGCCAAACGGATGGATCGTTGTACGCAGTTTGCTATTGCTGCAACGAAAATGGCTTTGGAAGATTCGAAACTAGATCTGGATAAAGAAGATCGGGAGCGGATTGGTACTATAATTGGGACAGGCATTGGTGGTATTGAAACGCTTCATGATCAATATAAAACATTGTTTGACAGAGGTCCGAATCGTATTAGTCCATTTTTTGTGCCGATGATGATTGCTAACATGCCTTCAGGGCAAACGTCCATTACCTTTGGTCTCCAGGGACCCTGTGAATGTGTTGTGACGGCTTGTGCAACAGGGACAAATTCCATTGGAGATGCTTATCGTATTATTGAACGCGGTGATGCTGATGTGATGGTTGCTGGTGGTAGCGAAGCGGCTGTTTCTCCAGCAGCTGTAGCTGGTTTCTGTTCGATGAAAGCTTTGTCCACACGCAATGATGAACCAGAAACCGCATCAAGGCCTTTTACGCTTGGACGGGATGGTTTTGTTATGGGTGAAGGCAGTGGCGTAGTGATATTAGAATCACTGGAACATGCTCAGGCACGTAATGCCCACATTTATGCCGAGATAGCTGGTTATGGCTCTAATGCGGATGCTTTTCATATTACCTCGCCAGCTCCTGAAGGGGCCCAGGCAAAAAAATGCATGGAACTCGCCATTAGAGACGCCGGTCTTGATGTAACAGCAGTAGATTATATTAATGCGCATGGTACATCGACATCGCTCAACGATAAAAATGAAACAGTCGCCATAAAGGCGCTCTTTGGTGATCATGCCAAGAAGCTTGCTGTTAGCTCAACGAAATCTATGACAGGCCATCTGCTTGGAGCAGCAGGTGGAATTGAATTTATTGCTTCTGTTTTAGCTATTCAAGAAAGTATTCTTCCGCCAACGATCAATTACGATGAACCAGATCCTGAATTGGATCTGGACTATGTACCAAATAAGGCCCGTAAGCAAGAAGTGAACGTGGCAATCTCCAATTCCTTTGGGTTTGGTGGACACAATGCTACGGTTTTGGCCAAAAAATTTAAAGCTTAA
- the rnc gene encoding ribonuclease III: MKRMLDDHRRAELTRLVRFLGVEMKELLLLHQALTHTSYANEARHSGSIHNERLEFLGDAVLDLIISENLFKRFPQLTEGELTKARANLVCEHTLAKKAAEADLGRYLLLGKGEALSGGRERVSILADTLESVIAAVYLDQGFAVTTDMVLRLLSKELALVQTGEYVKDFKTWLQEVAQRTPDNKISYEVVSQTGPDHDKVFKISVHLNDQELGIGIGKSKKEAEQQAAKLALMTLNVICE; the protein is encoded by the coding sequence ATGAAACGGATGTTGGATGATCATAGGCGGGCCGAGCTTACAAGGCTTGTTCGCTTTCTTGGAGTTGAAATGAAGGAGTTACTGCTGCTTCATCAGGCTCTGACACATACTTCTTATGCCAATGAAGCTCGGCACAGTGGATCTATTCACAATGAACGGTTAGAGTTTTTGGGTGATGCTGTTTTAGATCTGATTATTAGTGAGAACCTATTTAAACGCTTTCCGCAATTGACGGAGGGAGAGCTAACAAAGGCCAGAGCGAATCTTGTCTGTGAACATACGCTTGCGAAGAAAGCCGCAGAAGCTGATCTTGGTCGTTATTTACTGCTTGGTAAAGGCGAAGCCCTGTCAGGCGGCAGAGAACGTGTATCCATTTTGGCTGATACATTAGAATCGGTTATTGCAGCGGTTTATTTGGATCAAGGGTTTGCAGTCACAACGGACATGGTGTTGCGTTTACTTTCGAAAGAACTGGCCCTTGTCCAAACAGGTGAGTATGTAAAGGATTTTAAAACGTGGTTGCAGGAAGTTGCACAACGAACACCAGATAATAAAATTAGTTATGAAGTTGTTAGTCAGACAGGACCAGATCATGATAAGGTGTTTAAAATTAGTGTTCATTTGAATGATCAGGAGCTTGGCATTGGTATTGGCAAAAGTAAAAAAGAGGCCGAACAGCAGGCAGCTAAACTTGCATTAATGACGCTGAACGTAATTTGTGAATAA
- a CDS encoding elongator complex protein 3, which yields MKKNTIIPIFIPHYGCPHQCIFCNQHEITGQEQVVTPEYVRSVIDEWLSRFDFVSRHIEVAFYGGSFTALSLTEQARLLEPAKQALAAGKIATIRVSTRPDCITPAILALLQSNGVATVELGVQSLDNDVLKLAGRGHTAEQVRLAVRQLKEQGFQVGIQLMPGLPCETLLSLVQTAIGTIDLAPDFVRIYPVIVLEDTPLADLYRSQHYQPLTLEQAVEQTALLRTLFENHHITVIRTGLQATTELDKTSVVLAGPYHPAFGELVEAYLYRQGVDAWLEQVNPCGTVTIHCAARQLSKVRGQKNGNICLWAKNYPDACVTVMSDLVKQDELLVEYKSTKYVIKKINKFSS from the coding sequence TTGAAAAAAAATACTATTATTCCTATCTTTATCCCTCATTATGGTTGTCCTCATCAATGCATATTTTGCAATCAGCATGAGATTACCGGTCAAGAACAGGTGGTAACCCCCGAGTATGTTCGAAGCGTGATAGATGAGTGGTTATCACGTTTCGATTTCGTATCACGGCATATTGAGGTAGCTTTCTATGGCGGCAGTTTTACGGCTTTGTCTTTAACAGAGCAAGCACGTTTATTAGAACCAGCAAAACAGGCGCTTGCCGCCGGAAAAATTGCAACGATTCGTGTTTCAACACGACCCGATTGTATTACACCAGCTATTTTAGCGTTGCTTCAATCAAACGGCGTAGCCACTGTGGAACTAGGTGTACAGTCCCTTGATAATGATGTGTTAAAATTGGCTGGGCGCGGACATACGGCTGAGCAGGTTCGCTTGGCTGTCAGGCAGCTTAAAGAACAAGGCTTTCAGGTAGGAATTCAGCTCATGCCTGGCTTACCTTGTGAAACCTTATTGTCTCTTGTACAAACGGCTATTGGCACGATTGATTTGGCGCCTGATTTTGTTCGAATTTATCCTGTCATTGTATTAGAAGATACGCCGCTTGCTGATCTCTATCGGAGTCAACACTATCAGCCGCTTACATTGGAGCAAGCGGTGGAGCAAACGGCTTTGCTGCGAACTCTTTTCGAGAATCATCATATTACTGTCATTCGTACGGGGTTGCAAGCGACGACGGAGCTTGATAAAACCTCTGTCGTGCTTGCAGGTCCTTATCATCCGGCCTTTGGTGAACTTGTTGAGGCTTATTTGTATCGGCAAGGTGTGGATGCGTGGCTGGAGCAAGTCAATCCCTGTGGAACCGTCACAATTCATTGTGCAGCAAGACAATTGTCAAAAGTGCGGGGACAAAAAAATGGCAATATTTGCTTATGGGCTAAGAATTATCCAGATGCCTGTGTTACGGTGATGTCTGATTTAGTCAAGCAAGATGAGTTGCTTGTAGAGTATAAAAGTACGAAATATGTCATAAAAAAAATAAATAAATTTTCCAGTTAA
- a CDS encoding stage V sporulation protein S, producing the protein MDILKVSAQSNPKSVAGALAAVLREKGTAEVQAVGAGAVNQAIKAIAIARGFVAPNGIDLVAIPAFAEIMIDGEERTAIRFIVEPR; encoded by the coding sequence ATGGATATACTGAAAGTATCGGCACAATCAAATCCCAAATCTGTTGCAGGCGCACTCGCTGCTGTTTTACGTGAAAAAGGTACAGCTGAAGTTCAAGCAGTAGGTGCAGGGGCGGTTAACCAAGCAATCAAGGCCATTGCTATTGCTCGCGGTTTTGTCGCACCGAATGGAATCGATTTAGTGGCGATTCCCGCTTTTGCCGAAATTATGATTGATGGTGAGGAACGCACAGCGATTCGTTTTATTGTTGAACCGCGGTAA
- the smc gene encoding chromosome segregation protein SMC: protein MKIYTRKVLVILLQLHKLEAYGFKSFAEKTVLELGAGVTAIVGPNGSGKSNVADAIRWALGEQSMKSLRGAKSEDIIFSGSSARRALGLAEVSLYFDNSDGLLPVDFAEVVITRRIFRSGDSEFFINKSPCRLKDIHELFADTGVGRDSMMVIGQNKIDEILNAKPEERRLIFEEAAGIMKYKQRKRDSVRKIEETDSNVTRLEDITSEIEGQLGPLKDSAVKTKQYNELHDEWLACQVSQLLQRLTKAEQILVGARSDYQQFAEQEVIFSSKLAVADTERDKQTSELAKADEACRNVSLQLKQIEEELTKHEATVGILDERQSQNRRELERLVADRTSLVDKTAENRDKSKRSYAEYEIKLQEQQSLQDKLVLLEGQQKNAEDAQAQLTKQIETGKEQIFDCMQELVSQRNRCRELEKELHGLDGQKESQSVEVAKEQQQLEKLEIFYQEKTADLAQLKAQQLAEKEQHVLLLTSKKELEQELGRLKQQETQLQLRLNDRLTRKKLLVHMQQDYDGFGKGIKSILKSDAPWRSQVFGAVAELIQVPPHLVTAIEIALGGAAQHLITDHAQTAQAAIHYLKKNHFGRVTFLPLDTVQSYSRRDAERSSAQEQGVLGFASELVTYDKAYALAMAHVLGRTLIVDTLDHALVIAKKYRYSLRMVTLEGELVSPGGSLTGGSSQRRENSFIGRQSEINRLDSEIESQRQVVLDQQQQSQAACEQLKQFDEKLVLCQAVLQENEVSQAQRLVQNQQTLQDIQRIRQSVKNLMTEKQLREEQVKQLGADLVLVQQTVSRLEQEDDERKQTVTAWQEKNKIQQASLASITEQVTGLRIAMSALTQQLQSVGQNRRLYEANLRETENQLDLLMKQQDKAQVCLDETATELLRISELKKRLAAEKQEQELKLRQFEQQKLVALSAVAACDKDAKAIHKQLQEVQGRSHERELLITKYDAEVAACNTQLESQFQLTRETAQSYYQERPIDELLAVGKRLERQIAELGPINAGAIEEFTRLKERYDFLMQQVDDLIEAKKYLVSIVQEMDQTMSKQFKQAFDKINDYFHQIFTKLFGGGQAKLVLTSPHELLDTGIDIIVQPPGKKQQYLSLFSGGERSLTVIALLFSFLSYRPAPFCMVDEIDAALDEANVTRFSEFLKEYAENTQFIVVTHRKGTMEIADVLHGITMEESGVSKLLSVKFAKQVG, encoded by the coding sequence ATGAAAATTTATACTAGAAAGGTGTTAGTGATTCTTTTGCAGTTACACAAATTAGAGGCTTATGGTTTTAAGTCTTTTGCTGAGAAAACGGTCCTTGAACTTGGGGCAGGTGTGACTGCTATTGTCGGACCGAATGGTAGTGGTAAAAGCAATGTGGCTGATGCTATCCGCTGGGCTTTGGGTGAACAAAGCATGAAGAGCCTCCGTGGGGCAAAAAGCGAAGACATTATTTTTTCCGGTAGTTCGGCAAGACGGGCTCTGGGGCTGGCGGAAGTTTCGCTGTATTTTGATAACAGTGATGGACTTCTACCTGTTGATTTTGCTGAAGTAGTTATTACACGACGCATTTTTCGGTCGGGTGACAGCGAGTTTTTTATTAATAAAAGTCCTTGCCGTTTGAAAGATATTCATGAACTTTTTGCTGATACAGGTGTGGGGCGTGATTCCATGATGGTTATCGGCCAAAATAAAATTGACGAAATTTTAAATGCAAAGCCGGAAGAACGTCGCCTGATTTTTGAAGAAGCAGCAGGTATTATGAAATACAAACAACGTAAGCGGGACTCTGTACGCAAAATTGAGGAGACAGATAGTAATGTGACGCGTCTTGAAGATATTACTAGTGAAATTGAAGGCCAATTGGGTCCGCTCAAAGACAGTGCTGTCAAGACAAAGCAGTACAATGAGCTTCATGATGAATGGCTCGCTTGTCAGGTCAGTCAACTCTTACAGCGACTCACCAAAGCAGAACAAATCCTTGTCGGGGCGCGCAGCGATTACCAGCAATTTGCGGAGCAGGAGGTTATATTTAGTTCCAAATTGGCTGTTGCTGATACAGAGCGGGACAAGCAAACGAGTGAGTTGGCTAAGGCGGATGAAGCTTGTCGTAATGTATCTTTGCAGCTTAAGCAGATTGAAGAAGAGCTTACAAAACACGAGGCGACAGTCGGTATTCTTGATGAACGTCAGAGCCAAAACCGTCGGGAACTAGAAAGGTTAGTTGCTGATCGGACGTCTCTAGTTGATAAGACGGCTGAAAATCGGGATAAAAGTAAGCGATCCTATGCAGAATATGAGATCAAGCTGCAGGAGCAACAATCTTTACAGGACAAACTGGTTTTGCTTGAAGGGCAGCAAAAGAATGCTGAGGACGCTCAAGCTCAGTTGACGAAGCAAATTGAAACAGGGAAAGAACAAATTTTTGATTGTATGCAAGAACTTGTTTCACAGCGTAATCGATGTCGTGAGCTTGAAAAAGAGCTGCATGGTCTGGACGGACAGAAAGAAAGTCAGTCAGTTGAGGTGGCAAAAGAACAGCAACAGCTGGAAAAATTAGAAATTTTCTATCAAGAGAAAACAGCAGACCTTGCTCAGTTAAAAGCTCAGCAGCTTGCTGAAAAGGAACAGCACGTTTTATTATTAACGAGTAAAAAAGAATTGGAACAAGAATTAGGACGCTTAAAACAGCAGGAGACACAGCTTCAACTTCGTTTAAATGACAGGTTGACACGCAAGAAGTTACTTGTTCATATGCAGCAGGATTATGATGGTTTTGGCAAGGGGATTAAGAGCATTTTAAAAAGTGATGCGCCTTGGCGCTCTCAGGTTTTTGGGGCGGTAGCGGAGCTTATTCAAGTTCCGCCTCACCTTGTTACAGCCATTGAAATTGCCCTGGGTGGTGCGGCTCAGCACTTAATTACGGATCATGCCCAGACGGCTCAGGCGGCTATTCACTATTTAAAGAAAAATCATTTTGGGCGAGTCACTTTTTTGCCGCTCGATACGGTACAGTCCTATTCCAGGCGCGATGCGGAACGATCGTCAGCACAGGAGCAAGGGGTGCTTGGTTTTGCCAGTGAGCTTGTTACTTATGATAAGGCTTATGCTTTAGCTATGGCGCATGTATTGGGGCGAACCCTCATTGTTGATACACTTGATCATGCCTTGGTTATTGCCAAAAAGTATCGTTATTCTTTGCGTATGGTGACTTTGGAGGGGGAACTGGTGAGTCCCGGCGGTTCTTTAACAGGCGGGAGTTCACAGCGACGGGAAAATAGCTTCATCGGACGCCAAAGTGAAATTAATCGACTGGATAGCGAAATTGAATCACAACGCCAAGTTGTTTTGGATCAGCAGCAGCAGAGTCAGGCTGCTTGTGAGCAGCTTAAGCAGTTTGACGAGAAACTGGTTCTTTGCCAAGCAGTTCTTCAGGAAAACGAAGTCAGTCAGGCACAACGACTTGTACAAAATCAACAGACTTTACAAGACATTCAGCGCATTCGTCAGTCTGTCAAAAATTTAATGACAGAAAAACAGCTTCGTGAAGAGCAAGTGAAACAGTTAGGTGCTGATCTCGTTCTTGTGCAGCAAACAGTTAGCCGCCTGGAACAAGAGGATGATGAGCGCAAGCAGACTGTTACGGCTTGGCAGGAAAAAAATAAAATTCAGCAAGCAAGTTTGGCATCCATTACGGAACAAGTGACAGGACTAAGAATAGCAATGTCTGCCTTGACACAACAGCTTCAATCTGTGGGACAGAATCGTAGGCTATATGAAGCGAACTTACGTGAAACAGAAAATCAACTCGATTTATTAATGAAGCAGCAGGATAAGGCGCAAGTCTGTCTTGATGAAACAGCCACTGAATTACTTAGAATTTCAGAACTGAAAAAACGTCTTGCAGCAGAAAAGCAGGAACAAGAATTAAAACTGCGGCAATTTGAGCAGCAAAAATTAGTTGCTTTAAGTGCTGTTGCGGCGTGTGATAAGGATGCCAAGGCCATCCACAAGCAATTACAAGAAGTACAAGGACGTAGTCACGAACGAGAACTGCTTATAACGAAATATGATGCCGAAGTTGCTGCCTGCAATACACAGCTAGAATCGCAGTTCCAACTGACGCGTGAGACAGCACAGTCCTATTATCAGGAGCGTCCGATTGACGAACTTCTTGCAGTAGGTAAACGTCTAGAGCGTCAAATAGCCGAACTCGGGCCTATTAATGCCGGGGCCATTGAAGAATTTACGCGCCTCAAAGAACGGTATGATTTTTTGATGCAGCAAGTTGACGATTTAATTGAAGCCAAGAAGTACTTAGTGTCCATTGTTCAGGAAATGGATCAGACTATGAGTAAGCAATTTAAACAAGCGTTTGATAAAATTAATGATTATTTTCATCAAATATTTACCAAGCTATTTGGGGGTGGACAAGCTAAGCTTGTTTTAACTTCACCTCATGAACTGCTTGATACAGGCATTGATATTATTGTTCAGCCGCCAGGCAAAAAACAGCAGTATTTATCACTGTTTTCGGGTGGGGAGCGATCATTAACAGTCATTGCATTACTATTTAGTTTCTTAAGTTATCGACCCGCGCCATTTTGCATGGTTGATGAAATTGATGCGGCTCTCGATGAAGCGAATGTCACGAGGTTTAGTGAATTTTTAAAAGAATATGCGGAAAATACGCAATTTATTGTTGTTACGCATCGAAAGGGAACGATGGAAATTGCCGATGTCCTTCATGGTATTACCATGGAAGAATCAGGTGTTTCCAAACTTCTATCCGTTAAATTTGCTAAGCAAGTAGGCTAA
- the ftsY gene encoding signal recognition particle-docking protein FtsY, with protein MGFFDKLKTGLDKTRKNFTNKIDQLITGYAQIDEEFLEELEAVLISADVGIKTTMILMDKVRQGIKNKEINSPDDLKPFLRQELTQFLIEGVEPLQLAENPPTVILVVGVNGVGKTTTIGKLAHYYKEQGKKVLLAAADTFRAAAVEQLEIWSDRSHVDIVKHEEGADPAAVVYDAVQAAKARKTDIVIIDTAGRLHTKSNLMEELKKMCRVVNREIPGAPHETLLVLDATTGQNAINQAKIFGEAAGVTGVVLTKLDGTAKGGVVIAIKTELQIPVKWIGVGEGVSDLRPFNPEEFASALFPDK; from the coding sequence ATGGGCTTTTTTGATAAATTGAAAACAGGTCTAGACAAGACACGCAAGAATTTTACAAATAAAATTGATCAACTGATTACAGGTTATGCACAAATTGATGAAGAATTTCTGGAAGAGTTAGAAGCTGTGCTCATTTCGGCTGATGTAGGTATAAAAACAACGATGATTCTGATGGATAAGGTCCGTCAAGGCATTAAAAACAAGGAAATTAATAGCCCCGATGATTTAAAACCTTTTTTGCGGCAGGAACTTACCCAGTTTCTTATTGAGGGGGTGGAACCACTTCAATTGGCTGAAAATCCACCTACAGTTATTCTTGTTGTGGGTGTCAATGGTGTAGGGAAAACAACGACAATCGGTAAATTGGCGCACTATTACAAAGAGCAGGGAAAAAAGGTGCTGCTTGCAGCTGCTGATACCTTTCGGGCGGCAGCTGTAGAGCAACTGGAAATCTGGAGCGATCGCAGCCACGTCGATATTGTCAAACATGAAGAAGGAGCTGATCCTGCGGCTGTAGTGTATGATGCCGTTCAAGCTGCCAAGGCACGTAAAACAGATATTGTGATTATCGATACAGCTGGCCGACTTCATACGAAATCCAATCTTATGGAAGAACTAAAAAAGATGTGTCGTGTCGTCAATCGTGAAATTCCGGGAGCGCCTCATGAAACATTGTTAGTTCTTGATGCGACAACTGGTCAAAATGCGATTAACCAGGCCAAAATATTTGGTGAAGCAGCAGGAGTGACAGGTGTCGTTTTAACAAAGCTTGATGGAACAGCAAAAGGCGGCGTTGTCATTGCTATCAAAACAGAGCTCCAAATTCCAGTGAAATGGATTGGCGTGGGCGAGGGTGTTAGTGACCTCAGGCCCTTTAATCCCGAAGAATTTGCGTCAGCATTATTTCCTGACAAGTAA
- the ylxM gene encoding YlxM family DNA-binding protein has protein sequence MLDKVLKISALYDFYGALLTEKQQTSLELHYFQDLSLSEIAEQLEVSRQAVYDLLKRAEQILDEHEEKLQLVARHHEERQLLREVFQLLDQSQLADVEVVQVAKNKLKRLIE, from the coding sequence TTGTTAGACAAGGTGCTGAAAATTAGCGCGCTTTACGATTTTTATGGTGCTCTATTGACTGAAAAACAGCAAACTTCTTTGGAACTGCATTATTTCCAAGATCTTTCGTTGTCGGAAATTGCTGAGCAACTCGAAGTTTCACGTCAGGCTGTTTATGATTTGTTAAAACGAGCTGAACAAATTTTAGATGAGCACGAAGAAAAATTACAGCTTGTTGCACGACATCACGAAGAGAGACAGTTGCTTAGAGAAGTCTTTCAGCTTTTAGATCAGTCGCAGCTGGCTGATGTTGAAGTGGTCCAAGTAGCAAAAAATAAATTAAAACGTCTAATTGAGTAA
- the ffh gene encoding signal recognition particle protein → MIFEGLADKLQATFQKLRGHGKLSEADVNEAMREVRMALLEADVNFKVVKDFVAKVKERSVGQEVMESLTPAQFVIKIVHDELTQLMGGTQSRIAISSRPPTVIMLVGLQGAGKTTTAGKLALTLKKQGKRPLLVAGDVYRPAAIKQLEVVGKQVDTPVFTLGDKVSPVEIAKQAIDHALAYLNDVVIVDTAGRLHINEELMNELKQIKQQVKPHEILLVVDAMTGQDAVNVAQNFDQDLGLDGVILTKLDGDARGGAALSIKAVTGKPIKFTGMGEKLDALEPFYPERMSSRILGMGDVLSLIEKAQENIDIDKAKALEKKLRKEDFTLDDFLEQMQQVRKLGSMEQILGMIPGMGSLKNKLKGAEFDEKELKHIEAIIYSMTPKERKTPAVINGSRRKRIATGSGTRVQEVNRLLKQFADAKKMMKGFAKMKSGNKKMPFKMPFLQ, encoded by the coding sequence ATGATATTTGAAGGATTAGCAGATAAACTTCAGGCAACTTTTCAAAAATTACGCGGTCACGGTAAGTTATCTGAGGCTGATGTCAATGAAGCGATGCGTGAAGTACGCATGGCACTTCTTGAGGCCGATGTGAATTTTAAAGTAGTAAAAGATTTTGTTGCCAAAGTCAAGGAACGTTCCGTCGGTCAAGAAGTGATGGAAAGCTTAACACCGGCACAATTTGTTATAAAAATTGTTCATGATGAACTGACTCAGCTAATGGGTGGAACACAAAGTCGGATTGCCATTTCTTCCCGTCCGCCGACAGTTATTATGCTTGTTGGTTTACAAGGTGCAGGTAAAACAACAACAGCAGGTAAATTGGCCTTGACATTGAAAAAGCAAGGTAAGCGGCCACTGCTTGTTGCAGGTGACGTTTATCGTCCGGCAGCAATTAAACAGCTTGAGGTTGTTGGTAAACAAGTGGATACGCCTGTTTTCACACTTGGTGATAAGGTAAGCCCTGTTGAGATTGCCAAACAAGCCATTGATCATGCACTTGCTTATTTAAATGATGTAGTCATTGTGGATACGGCAGGGCGGCTGCACATTAACGAAGAATTAATGAATGAACTGAAGCAAATTAAGCAACAGGTGAAGCCTCATGAAATTTTGCTTGTTGTGGATGCCATGACAGGGCAGGATGCGGTCAATGTAGCACAGAATTTTGATCAAGACCTAGGTCTTGACGGGGTCATTTTAACGAAGCTTGATGGCGATGCGCGTGGTGGTGCAGCCCTTTCAATTAAAGCCGTTACAGGCAAACCTATTAAATTTACTGGTATGGGCGAAAAATTGGATGCTTTGGAACCTTTTTATCCTGAACGCATGTCGTCGCGTATTCTGGGCATGGGTGATGTGCTGAGTTTGATTGAAAAGGCGCAAGAAAACATTGATATAGATAAAGCCAAGGCGCTGGAAAAAAAGTTGCGTAAAGAAGACTTTACGCTAGATGATTTTCTTGAACAGATGCAGCAAGTTAGGAAACTTGGCTCGATGGAACAAATTTTAGGTATGATTCCTGGGATGGGAAGCCTAAAAAACAAGCTCAAAGGTGCCGAGTTTGATGAGAAAGAACTGAAGCATATTGAAGCCATTATTTATTCAATGACACCAAAGGAACGGAAAACACCCGCCGTTATTAATGGCAGTCGTCGTAAACGCATTGCTACAGGCAGTGGAACCCGTGTACAAGAAGTCAATCGATTGCTAAAGCAATTCGCCGATGCGAAAAAGATGATGAAGGGTTTTGCAAAAATGAAATCAGGCAATAAGAAGATGCCTTTTAAAATGCCATTCCTGCAATAG
- the rpsP gene encoding 30S ribosomal protein S16: MAVKIRLKRLGAKKSPFYRVVVADSHFPRDGRQIETIGQYDSTMQPAIIKIDEEKAIEWLSKGAQPTDTVKSLFSKLGIMKKWDELKRSKKEA; this comes from the coding sequence ATGGCAGTTAAAATTCGTTTAAAACGTCTGGGTGCAAAGAAAAGCCCTTTTTATCGTGTAGTTGTTGCTGATTCTCATTTTCCACGTGATGGCCGTCAAATTGAAACAATTGGTCAGTACGATTCCACCATGCAACCTGCTATCATTAAAATTGATGAAGAAAAAGCGATTGAATGGTTAAGCAAAGGTGCTCAACCGACTGATACAGTAAAATCTTTGTTCAGCAAATTGGGTATTATGAAGAAGTGGGATGAACTGAAGCGTTCTAAGAAAGAGGCGTAA